One segment of Ipomoea triloba cultivar NCNSP0323 chromosome 12, ASM357664v1 DNA contains the following:
- the LOC115999107 gene encoding tRNA (guanine(37)-N1)-methyltransferase 2-like: MVELDESMFDMHLKLWALRIPRQHCKIATRIFNGYMINRPRIKPIAEDPTSEKNRYVILSENIQNPDLSEVPAQKLAELKGLCEIEVVPYSLTLGYSYWSADHILKQILPPGLEVPSSFETIGHIAHLNITDELIPYKDLIAKVIYDKNYPRIQTVVNKVGSITNEFRVPKFEVLAGKDDMVTEVKQYGSTFKLDYRLVYWNSRLEHEHLRLVSQFKSGEIICDMFAGIGPFAIPAAQKGCRVYANDLNPDSVQYLKINAEINKVNDLVFAYNMDARKFVSLLMAVPSNEGNFESDVQLKSSRPFDNQANGGLMPGETTVSDEMKEMPDKISRNTVSVDGHEGSSVTVDVNVTAAKRCSESSLEGNDTVDDSSASLNGARKRGSNKRMRISEPSVANPWEHVDHVIMNLPASALQFLDAFRGLIERRYWKGSLPWIHCYCFMRSTETKEYVISEAETALNAKILDPIFHRVRDVAPNKAMFCLSFRLPKETCKDHEVDHSTLHSSGES, translated from the exons ATGGTGGAATTGGATGAGAGCATGTTTGATATGCACCTGAAGCTGTGGGCGCTTCGAATTCCGCGCCAGCATTGTAAAATCGCCACTCGAATATTCAACGG ATATATGATTAACAGGCCACGCATAAAGCCTATCGCAGAAGATCCTACAAGTGAAAAGAACCGCTACGTAATTTTATCTGAAAACATCCAGAATCCAG ATTTATCAGAAGTTCCAGCTCAAAAGCTTGCTGAACTGAAAGGTCTTTGCGAGATTGAAGTAGTTCCTTATTCACTGACATTGGGGTATTCTTATTGGAGTGCAG ACCATATACTAAAACAGATTCTGCCTCCTGGACTTGAAGTTCCATCATCCTTTGAGACAATAG GTCATATCGCTCATTTGAACATAACCGATGAGCTTATTCCGTACAAGGATCTCATTGCAAAAGTCATCTACGAT aaaaattaCCCCAGAATTCAGACAGTTGTGAATAAAGTTGGAAGCATCACAAATGAATTTCGAGTTCCAAAATTTGAAGTATTAGCTGGGAAAGATGATATGGTAACAGAGGTAAAGCAATATGGATCAACTTTCAAGCTTGATTATCGCTTGGTTTATTGGAATTCAAGACTGGAACATGAACACCTAAGGCTGGTCTCACAGTTCAAGTCAGGAGAGATAATATGTGACATGTTTGCTGGTATTGGTCCATTTGCTATTCCAGCAGCACAGAAAGGTTGTAGAGTTTATGCAAATGATTTAAACCCAGATAGCGTCCAGTATCTGAAAATCAATGCTGAAATCAACAAGGTCAATGATCTAGTCTTTGCATATAATATGGATGCAAGGAAATTTGTATCTCTACTGATGGCTGTACCTTCTAATGAAGGCAATTTTGAATCTGATGTTCAACTGAAATCATCTAGGCCATTTGATAACCAAGCAAATGGAGGACTAATGCCTGGAGAGACAACTGTATCAG ATGAGATGAAAGAAATGCCAGATAAAATTTCAAGGAATACTGTTAGTGTTGATGGTCATGAAGGCTCATCTGTTACGGTAGATGTGAATGTAACAGCTGCTAAAAGATGTTCTGAGAGTTCTCTAGAAG GAAATGATACTGTTGATGATAGCAGTGCTTCTCTGAATGGTGCAAGAAAGAGAGGGTCGAACAAGAGGATGAGAATTTCTGAGCCATCGGTTGCAAATCCATGGGAGCATGTAGATCATGTTATAATGAACCTACCAGCTTCTGCCCTGCAATTTCTTG ATGCATTTAGAGGCCTCATAGAAAGGAGATATTGGAAGGGCTCTTTGCCTTGGATTCACTGCTATTGTTTCATGCGCTCAACTGAGACAAAGGAATATGTAATTTCC GAAGCAGAGACTGCCTTGAATGCTAAAATACTGGACCCAATATTTCACAGGGTTAGAGATGTTGCTCCAAACAAG GCGATGTTTTGTTTAAGCTTTAGATTACCCAAGGAAACTTGTAAAGATCACGAAGTTGACCATAGCACTCTTCATTCCTCTGGAGAATCTTGA